GTCATCTCTTTCATCATAGCAATTCCATTCAGAAGTTGTTCCAACTCAAACAGGTGTTCTGCAGAAttgttttgaataaaaatgtaatagtAAATGGATTAAATTGTCAATTAACAAGAACTAATGGTGTAAATGCATAAGCAGAAGATGGCAACCTTATCCAGAGTGATATCTCAAATGATGGCTTAAATAAACAGCAAAGAATGCAGTGATCATCTAGAGTTATCATCATAACATAAATGCAGATGCAAGATGGATGTCAATGGCATGCAATCAAGACAGAAAATCTGATAGTCACTGGTCCTACATATAACTCTTCCagcaaacaaatttttatcaaCTAACATCATGTTGACTCTCATGCATATAATAAAATCCATTGGTGGCCAGCTCTTAAAGGAAGTGATGTGTCACTCACTAGATATAATTGTGCTGTCTACTCCTAGCTCATCCGCGGTCCTGATGGCACAAGAAAGCACAACTCTTTTGAGTAAAATATTCCCCATGAAAAACATTAGGATGGAAAATTTGCACACATAAAGCTGAAAAACCTCAAATGTAAATCTTTGATGAAAGTCAATTCTTCAAGATCAGACACATTCGAAACGCCACAAGTGACAGACTTCTCTCCAGCCTGTAACACAAGCACCACAATCAGAAACCAATTTATGAAGGATGAATTAGacacacaaaatcaacaaatacCAATAAGAGCTTGTTAGTTGTTTTCCCCATAGCAGAAAGAACAATGACAGGTCTCTCTTCTGGAAAGCTGAGAATGAGCTCAGCCACTTCCCGCATTCTCTCCGCTGAGGCGACAGACGAACCACCAAACTTCATCACGCAGGTTAGCTCATTTTCATTCGAAGTTAGGTCAGAATCGTGGTCCTGAGTATCAGTCCTTTCAAGCATATCAATCTTCCCACTCTCACGTCTCATTCTGAGAGACAAACAGTGACTAGAAACCGAAGGCAGCCATGGCGGCAAGGAAACCGCGAAATGAAGATACTGCTGCCTAGGAAACTGCATACACTGATAGCCGGAAGCATATTTGCTCTTGGGGAAAAACTGGTTGGGAGTTTTGACGCCAGATAAATGCAATGTTGTCGCCATGCCAAATTAAACCCTCCGAATTAAATCCTACCTATTAATGGCGGAGAGAAGTGATGAATTTAAAGCAGATCTTTCCGGAAGCAGAAAGAGGTGAACTACTAATGTGTAGCTATTTCCACCACCGCAGCCCGAGAACAGGTATCACAGAGAAAACCTAGAAAGGGAAAGATAAAACGAAAGATTGCATTCAATAATATACTAGCAATCTGCAGAAAAATGTTGGAAAGAAGAATCAAATGGCAGCAATGTATGATTTGAGGATTGAGTTGGATAATAGTTTGAgctgaaattgaattgatagATGTGGAAAATTAACCTGGAATGCGGATTGTGGCGGCGGAAGGGCAGGGAACGATGCAGACCACCAACTCTACACAGCTGCGAAACGTTTtctaatgaaaaataattgcgtttttgtttttttgtttagaaTGTGCGAGGAAGGTGTGGTGGTCGGGCACttccattaaattaaattgatttgatttgatttgaagtTTGGAGCACTACTATCTTGACTATGATTGAAGCACATTTGCTGTAATAGTGTTTGAGATTAATGTTgccaaaaaatatgaatatatagtACTGTATATTGGCTTAAAAGAtaaagagtatttttttaaatttggttattttgagtggaatttttttttaaagtactccctccataaGTCACTCTTGTTGCACACTTTTATTATAGAGATagacacttatttattatctataataaaaaataaaatgagacacTTATTATTGGACATACCAAAATAGCATAATGTAACTcttatttttgctatttttacCTTTATGTCGAACCGAAAACGTGAATTTTAGAatcgtggttcggttcaggtttcaaatttttcgaaccgaaaccgcgaCCGAACCGTCGGTTCCggacggttccgaaccggcggtttcacggttccgaaccgtcaacgcaatgataaatttaaacatagttaatccttatattaaaactatactccattaaataaaacattgcTGAATGATCGGGTTTATGAGTTTTATACtcttatataaataactttcatttttagatttggTAATATCCGTAGAAACAATAATGTGGGACAAAATTTTGTagcaaaaataactttataatactatttggtAAAATTGGATGGTAAAAACATaagataaaagataataaaataaaaataactaaattacaaGATGGAGTCTATGTTGTATGGTTTATGgtaataactttataatactattttcgattttattaattaacacatttttttacgTATGGAATCTATGGAGTatggataattattaataaatatttatccaacattttaaaataaacttagAAGAATTGTttactttaaataaagtataataaattaacattaaCCGGTTAATGTTGtagtcttcaaaattgattagttgagtcttcaaaattgattggttGACGGTGGGCGATGGCTGCactattcaaaattgattgcataaaacaccatttcttttatttttatttatttatttatttattcttaaatgttgattttaaattcaaattggatctcatttctctctatttttatctatattaaatactcctctCTATCCTTACTTACACTCACCTCATTTTAGTGTTAACAACTCAATTTAAACTATTCATTTCCttgttccaatttattttataatttcaaactatatggcaaaaaaaaattaacggaaaaaaccgtgaaaccgcGAAACCGAACCTAAACCGCTACGAACCGTccaaaaaccggcggttccgaaccgaaaccgaaaccgccggtttttaaccgaaaccgaaaccgaaaccgtgaaacagcctcacggttcggttccggttccataTTTCccagaaccggaaccggcggttccgaacaGAAACCGCCGATTCATGTACCGTGGGCAGGTCTAGTTTATGGTAGAGATGTCAATAGGGTAAGTAGTACGGAGTAGTTATTTTAAACCAATCGATTTGTCCGACTATTAATTCGGTTACACATTAATCTGGAAAACAATAAAGTTTTGCATAGATACCAGtttaaaaattatggaaaaataaaaattcagaGTAGTCGGTGGATTTAGAATCAATAATTAGTGTATTGGTGTAATGTTACTGAAATTAGCTTAGCTTATGGTACTAGCTTATTCATGATATTGATGCACATGAATAAACTTAGTAAAAAGGGAATGAACTGTTAAAGTAATTTCCAGTATAACTGCAGAGTCACCTATATAACTATATTGAAATTGGGATACAACAAAGAGTAGAATAATTTCTTCACTAGGAGATACAAATACAAGTACAACAAAGGGTTACTACAATATAGTCTAGTAAGCTTAGGTTTTACTCGTGACTATACTACAAGGGTAGTAAAGAGCTTATTCATACAAATACTATCATTGTAGTCTACAATAGGTCTCGGGTTCACCAGATCTGCACCAGCTAACTGATACTGATATAAGGTGCAAACCAAAGACATCAAATAGGCACGCTTGTACACTCAGAAACAGCAGCGGCAACACTGTCTCCATATGCAGCAGCAACAAAGCGCAGATAAGCTGCAAATCACGAACACATGTCATTACTTTGATGCGGTGCTCAATATAATGATCAACACTCCATGAGATGACAAGCCAAATAAATCAAACTCATGGAAGATAAAAATCGTTCAATGTTTTTGAAGGGGATTAGGTGAACATTTTTATGAATAAGCTTATGacactttattatttaaaaattgtagaATTCACTTCAAGGGTGTAGCCCAAGAATAGTTATCTATGTGTTTCAAGAACTAGCTCCAAATGCAATCTAAGTTCCTAGCTATCTCATCTCTTTTCAAGTCAAGATTGACAAGCCATATGTTTTTGCTCAAAAACCAGCTTAGACAGTGAACCTTTACCGAGTTGAAAAGCATCAACATTCTTTACCTCCAACCATCAACATTCTTTACCTCCAACCATCAACGAGTATAGCCAAATTTGCATAAAGAAACAATAGTTACATTATGAGATTCTTGAAAACTTTAGGTGACAACTGACAAGCAAATTCAATTGTTAGATGTAATTTACGTTTGGATACAATGCAGATGGGAGATCATTTCCCCTGCCTGGCCAACCACCAAATCGGGAACGTGAGCATAGCCATTACTTTACAAAGATGTAATCTTTAGAAAAAGGCGAAGCATAGACTGTAAACATCAGGCAATACGTTTGCAGCTTGCAACAAGACCAGCTTTGAACAAAGTCGAATCGAATGTTCCCTAACTGTAATGATCATTTGAACAGCGCTCATCTGTTTTAAGTTCAAGATTTTGGATATGCACTTAGCAGAACCAACTAAATAACAATGTGAACCTAATCGATATGCATCATGGACCGACCTAGAGAAGTTTCTTAGAGCACATCTGTGTTCGATGCTTAATAGATCAAATTCACACATAATGAGCAACAAAAGCCTAATTTGCAGTAAATGTAGAAAAAATACTGAACATACCAGCCTTGAAGGAAGGAAAAGCAGGCAGAATCAGAGTGATGATGATCATCGTGATGGTGGTGAGAAGGCGGAGGCTGATGGGGAGCGTGGCCAGGATTGAAGTATCCTTGGTAAGGTCCTGGCCCAGGGGGCGGCGGAGACGGATGGTGAGGGGGTCCGTGCCCTAATCAAACATGTGTATGAAACATTAAGCCAATTAACAGGAAAAAACACAGtaaaatgtgaaattgaaTATGATAGTTGAAACGAGgttgaaaatggaaaagaacCTGGTGGAGGATGGTGCGGTGCGTCGTGATGATGTGGAGGCGGATGGTGTGGGGGGGCGTGCCCTAATCAAACATGAATCCGATTACCAGTAAACTGAGAAATTGAATAGGATGagttgaaatgaaaaatggaggGATGAGAGCAGAGGGAAGGAAACCTGGTGGAGGATGGTGTGGTCCCTGCGGCACGCTGTGATAAGTCATTTTGGAATTTCCGATCACTGCGATTTGAGAGCGAAATTGATGATCAAAGGTGATTAAgattttaggttttatttttcagattgCAGTTGAATATTTTCACTCTCATTATAGAGATGGACATGGTGATGATGGAGTTCTCACTGTATACGACTCTAAGTCTCTAACTGTGTCGGCCGGTCCATATAAGGACGCCACGTGGACTGTGTTGATAGGCtctaaaattatcataatgtattttatgaaaaaaaactaAGCTACCGTAGGGCGTAGaccaaaattattaatagtgtGTTTGATTCTGATTGACCTTATAAGTTCATTACATAAGCTTTTAAATCACGTTGAGCATCTGCAATGGTCGGCcagcgatcggctagccgattcgtcgcgctggccgatcggctagccgaaccattggagtcgGCCAGCGCGAAATCGGCGAgccgatcggcgtgggctggccgatgcgctagccgatgcgctggccgccattgtggcggcccgatcggctgTGATCGGCCgccgaattttgtttttttttaatttttttttaatttttttaattcttttttaaaaaaaaaattttaattctttttttaaatttttgaaaaactatataaacgcgattttctctatctctaaatttctgtacaagagcaacatctagcgatggacaactacaactagcccaatacaaaattaagacctgaaacagaaacatgtcataCCGTCGGGCGAGacccccgttcggctagcggcaaactataacagattcaaggtggctcgtgtgtggaagcccggattttttttattatgttatttttatgatttttagttaatgtacttttttttatttaaataaaattaatgaattttcccgtatatgtctcgtaaatttaattccgtattttaatcgtaattttaattccgtaaatgtagtatattttgaattatttttattgcgaaATCTGGCTATTTTAgcctatggctagcctatggctAGCCTAAATCtaatgtggcaggtggattttttagtattgctGACGTgacaggggagagaatggctggcctattgctggcctagctggcctaagcaccattgcggatgctcttacaaatggaacaaataaattcaacaacttataagcttttcaaaataaaaagtctcacttccaatttattttatcataatattataaacaaccatcaatttaaaaaattacccTGCCTTCCAACTTCGTCTCTCTTTAACAAAATGTAGCTCGATTTTTCAAACACTAAAACTTGCAAAATGTTCAAACATTGCATCTTACTAACAACTTATTGCAACTCTTACCAAAATATAGCATACCCTTCTAAGTTGTATGGATTCAAGGttctttaaattaatcaaaatataacagCCTTAAACAAACCTAAGAAACCAACCCCCACAACccaaagaaatggaaaaattaaaatgggaGAAATAAAGGTAGAGAAAGCGAAGCAGCAGGGAGTAAAAGTTATTTTGACCGAATTGAATGTTAGATAAAGCAAAACAACAACAGTATATACAAACTTTCACCCAGTAAAATATCGCAGGATCCTAACTCCATAAAACTGCGACTTGTTCAAGGGCTGGTGCAAGTTACTTCAGCCGCCACCTGCATCCACTAAAATTTCAGCTTTGGATTCAGATGGTATTTATCTCACAAGAGATCAATCCTTTTTCTTTCCCCTAATATATCATAACATTATATACCAATAGCTACAATGTTGACGTCAAAAGCAATACCAAGCAAAATTCACATCACTAAGGCTTTCAGAACTCCTCCCCCCCTTCTTCCACACATGGCAAGGAGGAAACAAATAGATTGGGAGTGACACAATCCCAAATGTGTAATCGACAAGTGAAATACTGATCGAGCCAGTCAAATAATAGAAGACCTAACCACCAAAATCATTCACTTTGCCTCCTATCCGTCCAGAGTTTGGAGACTTCATGTTTGATAATGATATAGGTGTTAATGGGGGAGAAGGTAATTTTTCCGTCCTCTGGACAATTTGAGAGGGTTCCAGTGCCTTGCCTGGATGAAATGCCGTTGCTCTCTGACTACTAGAGGGTATAGAGAAACTTCTGGAGACAGTTAGTTGCGGGAGAGGGAGTGGGGACCCTTCTTTTGACGACACGAATCGATTCCTATTCGTAGGAGATATTTCTCGATTTCTACTGACTAAGGGAGCTGAGTGTCCGATAGCCCCGGCAGATTGCATGGCCTTGGAGCCAAAGGACTCAGGAGGTCTAGGGAGCTCATGAAGCTCACTTATTTTCGGAGAAGATACTGGTGGAGGCGGAGCATTCTGAGACACATTCAACACTGGTGGCTGAAGGCCAGAAACAGAACCATGTAACCCTGAAACTTCTGTAGAGCTGATAGGTCCACTGGTGGGTACAAGTGGCTGCTTGTTATATGATTTGCTCACTATCGGACCAGAAAAGGCTTGCCTTTGTATCTTTTGGTTATCAGACCCACTTCGTGTGTCCAACTGCGGGACAGGAGGGGGTAGAGGGAGAAAATGCTTCTTGTTGCTGTTATCGTCAGCAGGCACCTGAGATTTTGGAAGATTGCGTGCAGATATGTGACCCTCTACAATTTTCTTCTGCTTCTCAATGTCCAGTGGAGATGAATGATATAGATTTTTTGAGCTCCCACCGGAGCTTTTGGTACTAGATAGGGATGGAGAGCTATTCATTGAACCCTTTGCATCATCAGGAGTGGGAAGCACATGTCTACTATATTTCTGTGCAGAATTCCTCATTTCTCTAATTCTTTCGCCAGGGTCAAACTTCTCAGCATATAATGGAGCAGAATGACTATTAACTGCTCTACGTTGTTCACTAAAGAATACATCCCCTTGGTTTCTGCCAAAGCTTAGCTGCATGTCAAGATTTTTCACCTGTGATGTTTGGGAACTTGATACACCCATCTGATCTAGCTGCACAATCAGTGTAACAGGATAGCTCAGCTACAGTGCAAAACTGCAACATAATAGGTTAATACTAACACATACTTAAGTGCAGACGAGAAAGAACAGAAATGTCCAGGCCACAGAGAATTGAAATCAAACTCACAAATAACACGAGTTTACCAATCTGATCATGGTAACAAATAGCATTCACCAACCAAAACTATGACATACTCTGGGGAGTTGAGAAAGAGACCCTAAACTCTCATCTATATTTTACAGCTTAGGCAAGGATGGTGACAGCAGATTTGCTTCTTTGAGACGTTTTTTTCTAACTTGTTCACGAAtcgcaaaaaatatttttgatttttgcaGAAGCAGCTGACTCTTATTATAAGTGcatatatagaaaatcatgatCCACGTGCATTTTAAAGATACCATTATAATCCTACATAAAATACAAGGAGATGAagtaattacataatttttgtCCAAATAACAATTTATGAAAAGCTTCAACAATTTTTGGCCCAAGAAAATCATAATCCActtatattgcatttttagaGATTCCATTAACATCCTACATAAAATACAAGAAGGAATAACTAATCCAAGGGGAGAAGTAATTACAGAATTTTTGTTCCTTTACAATAGCTTAAATTAGAGGatataataacttttttttattgctttaaatTCACAGTCCAAAATGCCTTAGCACCCAGCTTTTTATGCACAATATATAGCATAGGATAACGAAAGCTCATATTAGAACAACACATTTTAACAATAGAACTgacactttctattttagtcgaGTAATTTTTACTGAAGTTGTAAAGTCAAAGATCAATCGAAAAGCTCACCTCCATTGAACTCCTTGATGTGGTAGTATTTTCAATCTCTTTCTTGTTCAGGGTATAGTCGAAACTTAGTTCTCCATCATCATTAGTCTGAAAACTGTCTCCATCGTTCAATTCAATTAACTCATAGTCAATGTGCTGCTTTTCTGCAACATTCTTTACATGTGGCTCTACAGCTTCGAGAGATTGTAGTCCCTTCCGGAAAAAGTTTAACTGGTTTCAGCaaaccaaaaacaaacatGAACAATTCAGAAGGAAAAAACACACGTAGAAGAGTTAAtgataacaataaaaaaataaagaaccTGTGCCGCATGGTGACGAGCTGCCTGTGTCAATAGACTCCGGGACTGCCCTTGTTTCAGTGATTCTACACGAAAAATGCACAGCCTTGCAACCTCGTCATATTCTTCACAAACTGCCTTCAATTGCTCTGAGGTAAAAGTTTCCCCCTTTGCATgtcttgattttcttttttctctaaattGTCCCAACATGTACTCAAATATTTCTCTGTAATTCATTTATGCAAGCATAAATAAGAATCAACCATGGCAAAGAATATATGGGAAAAAGATGCATCGAATAAGCAAAAACCTTTTCTCATCACACTGCAATTTCATCTCCTGCAGCAATAAAGAATAGTTAACTACCTGGAATCGAATCAAATATTGAATAGGTAGAAAACTGTTTCACAAGTCATGCTAAGACAGCAGGACCTTGCATGATTTACAGTCAAGAAAATACTGGAACTACAAACTAATTTGATTATAACAGAACCTTCTAGACAAGGACAGATGGTCAGGTTAATAGGTTATCACCACCACAATCCACACCTTCCCTTTTTTGCTGGGCATAATTATATGTGAGGTGGGTTGGCATTGCAGGATTAGAGTCATTCCAACATATGGTGGCACATAAATTAGGGCATACCAgccaaaaaaacacataaaacaattTTCTCTGGATGACAAATAGAATAACATAGTTTACAGTATTTAACAACAGTAGCCAAGTTCAGTACCAAAACATTGTTTTCATATGCACTAATAAAGTTTGTTAGAAATGCTCAATCttatgaaatatttacaataaaaagaaaaaattgactAGCACAGTAAGGAAAAGCTCATAAAGCAGAGAACTTTAGACAAAAACAGTAGAATATACATCAGATTTCAATCAGAgccaagaaaataaattggtaAAAGTTGATTTAGTCATACTTACTAAACTTGCATTAAACTTTGAAAACCTACATTCACCTTTCTTTTTCAGTTACAGGGGAAGTGTTGTCTGTgacaacaaatattaatatcattactGATCCAAGGGAGATCATTTGTGGCTGAAAAAGCAAGCTTATGTCTAATCCGGACATGGTTACGAGTTACTACTTACTAGTAAGATCGTGTAAACCTTCCTTCGAGATAAGATCAAGTAACCCTTTATTTTCATCATAGGTATAACATTGGGATAACTTAAACCTTCAAACGATCATTCTATAGCTAAGAGACTTGGGGATAGAATTACAACAATTCACAAATAtaagaatgaaaatgaaaagtataGTGCTTAAACCTCCACTTTACGTAGCTCACTCAGGAGAGATTCTGATGGATGCGTTATTGTCATGATAATATGTGACCGCTGAAATGAAGAATTGGTATGTTAAAATAATCCTCTAGTTTAGAGGTAATACAAGAGATCAATAACAACAAATACTAACATAGCTATCAACAAGTTTCTGAAGTTCAAGCTGCACTTTCCCCAACAATGATATTGCACCTCCTGCAAAACCACAGAAAATCATCTagcaatatattttgtaacaTCCAATTATAACAAcactaaaagaaaaaggaaaaatgctTCAAtaagaaattagaaaaagaaacaaaatttagaGTCAAATAAATTGAGAGAACTAAGAACCAAAGATCAAGAACAAACaccatttcatatttttgtcataCCACAGGGGATAGAGGGATGGTCAACTATGACAAATATATATGCACTGgttgataaaacaaaaaagggaGTATTACAATTATGAGAAATCATAAGCATCGAAGATCAAGATGTGTTagaattgagagaattgtATCCAAACATGAGTTATCAACTTAATTTGTTTGCAATTATGAAAcgtaaaattgcaaaattagcTCTAGAAAAATTAAGACTACATATGTACAAGTTACATGAGAAAGTCACTTATACATCCAACGTTTTTTACACCATTCAGCATATCTTAGAGTTTATCTATTCAGTAAATAAcattatatactaatatatatcatacatttttgtttcatGTATCCATTCACCTTTTTCAAGCAAAGCCACTAtaacaaaaagataaatatttcCAGTGAACTGATGCTTTGTGTATGGCTTGATATTTATTGTAGAGATTAGTAAAACAACATATTACCAACATCACTCATTAATTCaatgaaaaacaaagaaatgcCAATTAAGTTGAAGCCACTTGCCCACTCACCTCTATCTCCATCATCATGCATTGCAGTTTTGTCCAATAGACAATTCCCCATCTCTATCAACGACTCTGAAAACTCTGTaaggataatatatttattgtctCATGAGAAAGCATTATAAAGGGCAAATTATTTGTAGATGTTTGTTGTACTAACATACTGTAAGTATATGGTAGATCCTAGCTAGAGGAACAAAGTATGAATGATTATACTATACTAAATGCAACCATGCACgattaaacttttaataaaCTGTAGTAAGACCTTTGAGAactcaaaaccaaaaaaaatgaaaactagCAAGCAAGATAACACAATCCAGAGCCCACATAAACCACTACCAGTATAGCAATATTCAGCGTTTCCGCTCCCAAAAATAGATGTGAACTAACTAGCAAACAAACATAAGGAAATGTACTACCATAAGCACTATTTGCTGAAGCAGCTGCAGCAGAAAGTAAGCCATCATAGCATGCTCTCATGTCTTTCATATCCTGCAAATCACAGCAAATACAGCCTACTTAGCTCCAAGCACGTACAGGATTCCCCAGAAACGGTGACAAACTACTCcaattgtgaaaaaataaaaaaagcagTAGCACCAAGAACTTTTAAAGCACGAGCACAAAACATTTCTTCACAAACTTGCTGCTTCACTCATAGCAACTAGTAATAAGAAATTGAAACCTGCAGAATCCAATCTTAAGTTGAGTTATCAAAGACCCAAGCCAAGCAAAAATATCCTAAAACACGGAATTCAGTTCCTTCATTTCATCTAACATCCCACCAACTATAACCCTTGATTTCAGAACTTAAGACTTAGGAATTGTTCGACAAACCACACAACTGATTGGACTAAGGCGTCAGCATTGGGTTCAAAGCAATGCACATGATTATGCGCCGAATTTGAACTAGGATCTGAATTCCGAGGCGGTGTAAAGAGTGAGTTGAGGAGGACTCTACTTGATGCACTACAACTAGAGCCAAATTCAAAGCAAACGATATTCCGCCGAGAGCGGAAAAACGAAAGGCGGCAATTAGATTGGCACCTTTGCTGCTTGAGCTAAGCCATCTACATGCACCGAAATATGGTGATCCCAATCTTCCTCTGGCTCGCCCTTATTCAGCCCCAATCTTCTCAGCTTCCCCAGAGGCGATTTCATCTCCAGCAGCAATAATTTTACTCTGAAATCTAATTTACAACTAAGACTAACCAGAATTTTCCAACAATAacatcaatcaatcaatcaagcAGAGACACATACGGTGGGGAGAAAGGAAAAGGGGAAAATAGTGTGTGTATTGTagaagagagagggagaagagAAGAGGGAGAAAAATTCTAACGTTATGCGCCGAAATTGTGAAGGCAGGCAGCACTTCTGCCGCTGTAACATACAGACTTAATAATtacttataataaaaataataaaataacaatagcGACTGACAGACGGCTCTTCCTCAATGTCCTTTTTGGTAATTAGATGAGTCGGAATATAAATCATTTCACTTCGCCATTTATTATCGATTTGAtatcgaattttaaaaaattgaaatagttaTGGAATtaagtgtttttaattttatttttaactgcGTAGGAAAAGTGTTTGGTTGTGCGATTAAAATTGCGTACATGTATTACTTGTATTAAAGGAGGGGTCTAGTCTACATTTTTGACTAGTTTGCCCTCCTACAA
The genomic region above belongs to Salvia hispanica cultivar TCC Black 2014 chromosome 3, UniMelb_Shisp_WGS_1.0, whole genome shotgun sequence and contains:
- the LOC125211980 gene encoding proline, histidine and glycine-rich protein 1-like isoform X1; this encodes MTYHSVPQGPHHPPPGHAPPHHPPPHHHDAPHHPPPGHGPPHHPSPPPPGPGPYQGYFNPGHAPHQPPPSHHHHDDHHHSDSACFSFLQGCLSALCCCCIWRQCCRCCF
- the LOC125211980 gene encoding proline, histidine and glycine-rich protein 1-like isoform X2; the encoded protein is MTYHSVPQGPHHPPPGHGPPHHPSPPPPGPGPYQGYFNPGHAPHQPPPSHHHHDDHHHSDSACFSFLQGCLSALCCCCIWRQCCRCCF
- the LOC125214094 gene encoding uncharacterized protein At2g33490-like isoform X2 encodes the protein MKSPLGKLRRLGLNKGEPEEDWDHHISVHVDGLAQAAKDMKDMRACYDGLLSAAAASANSAYEFSESLIEMGNCLLDKTAMHDDGDRGGAISLLGKVQLELQKLVDSYRSHIIMTITHPSESLLSELRKVEEMKLQCDEKREIFEYMLGQFREKRKSRHAKGETFTSEQLKAVCEEYDEVARLCIFRVESLKQGQSRSLLTQAARHHAAQLNFFRKGLQSLEAVEPHVKNVAEKQHIDYELIELNDGDSFQTNDDGELSFDYTLNKKEIENTTTSRSSMELDQMGVSSSQTSQVKNLDMQLSFGRNQGDVFFSEQRRAVNSHSAPLYAEKFDPGERIREMRNSAQKYSRHVLPTPDDAKGSMNSSPSLSSTKSSGGSSKNLYHSSPLDIEKQKKIVEGHISARNLPKSQVPADDNSNKKHFLPLPPPVPQLDTRSGSDNQKIQRQAFSGPIVSKSYNKQPLVPTSGPISSTEVSGLHGSVSGLQPPVLNVSQNAPPPPVSSPKISELHELPRPPESFGSKAMQSAGAIGHSAPLVSRNREISPTNRNRFVSSKEGSPLPLPQLTVSRSFSIPSSSQRATAFHPGGG
- the LOC125214094 gene encoding uncharacterized protein At2g33490-like isoform X1, translated to MKSPLGKLRRLGLNKGEPEEDWDHHISVHVDGLAQAAKDMKDMRACYDGLLSAAAASANSAYEFSESLIEMGNCLLDKTAMHDDGDRGGAISLLGKVQLELQKLVDSYRSHIIMTITHPSESLLSELRKVEEMKLQCDEKREIFEYMLGQFREKRKSRHAKGETFTSEQLKAVCEEYDEVARLCIFRVESLKQGQSRSLLTQAARHHAAQLNFFRKGLQSLEAVEPHVKNVAEKQHIDYELIELNDGDSFQTNDDGELSFDYTLNKKEIENTTTSRSSMELDQMGVSSSQTSQVKNLDMQLSFGRNQGDVFFSEQRRAVNSHSAPLYAEKFDPGERIREMRNSAQKYSRHVLPTPDDAKGSMNSSPSLSSTKSSGGSSKNLYHSSPLDIEKQKKIVEGHISARNLPKSQVPADDNSNKKHFLPLPPPVPQLDTRSGSDNQKIQRQAFSGPIVSKSYNKQPLVPTSGPISSTEVSGLHGSVSGLQPPVLNVSQNAPPPPVSSPKISELHELPRPPESFGSKAMQSAGAIGHSAPLVSRNREISPTNRNRFVSSKEGSPLPLPQLTVSRSFSIPSSSQRATAFHPGKALEPSQIVQRTEKLPSPPLTPISLSNMKSPNSGRIGGKVNDFGG